A genome region from Hevea brasiliensis isolate MT/VB/25A 57/8 chromosome 9, ASM3005281v1, whole genome shotgun sequence includes the following:
- the LOC110634234 gene encoding glycosyltransferase BC10-like has product MKNFNQQLRSRASSMLINSQMHLPHFFSYLLFFGCGLALGITLCSYLTHISLNFHLNRFSIQSPTSLSKSSSSFSLISPPPPPLLPLELFLNQKINQTGYEELIFKPSPNVSHGMEEEELLWRASMVPNIGDLPLKINRKVAFLFLTQGPLPLSPLWDLFFKGHEGFYSIYVHSNPFFKGTVPSNSVFYGRGIPSKVVQWGAFTVVEAERLLLANALLDFYNQRFVLLSDSCIPLFNFSTIYHYLMGSSKSFIEVLDLPGFDGRRRYNPGMSPTIQLDQWRKGSQWFQIDRRLAHEVISNQKYFSIFQRFCNDLCFGDEHYLPTLVTIKFWKISNRTLTWVNWSRGGAHPFTFGRMETTRENLEWLKNNGNKGCEYNGRRIHICYLFARKFMPNALDRLLRLAPHVMQF; this is encoded by the exons ATGAAGAACTTCAATCAACAACTGCGTTCAAGGGCCTCATCCATGCTCATCAATAGCCAAATGCACCTCCCTCACTTCTTCTCCTATCTCCTTTTCTTCGGCTGCGGTTTAGCCCTTGGCATAACTCTTTGTTCCTATCTCACACACATTTCTTTAAACTTTCATCTCAACCGATTCTCCATCCAAAGCCCGACTTCTCTATCCAAATCCTCTTCATCATTTTCACTGATCTCGCCTCCCCCGCCGCCGCTTTTACCTTTGGAACTGTTCCTGAATCAAAAGATTAATCAAACCGGTTATGAAGAGCTAATATTCAAACCATCGCCAAATGTCTCCCACGGTATGGAAGAAGAAGAGCTGTTGTGGAGAGCATCAATGGTTCCTAATATTGGAGATTTGCCATTGAAGATTAATCGAAAAGTTGCGTTCTTGTTTTTGACACAAGGGCCTTTGCCTTTGTCTCCTCTGTGGGATTTGTTCTTTAAAGGTCATGAAGGGTTTTACTCAATTTACGTGCATTCTAATCCATTTTTCAAAGGAACAGTGCCCTccaattctgtgttttatggcaggGGGATCCCAAGCAAG GTGGTGCAATGGGGAGCGTTCACAGTAGTAGAGGCAGAGCGTCTCCTATTAGCAAATGCATTGCTGGACTTTTACAACCAACGCTTTGTTCTCCTCTCAGATTCATGCATTCCTCTGTTCAACTTCTCCACAATCTACCATTACTTAATGGGCTCATCAAAATCTTTCATAGAGGTACTTGACCTGCCCGGCTTTGACGGCCGTCGCCGATATAACCCAGGAATGAGTCCCACAATTCAGCTTGATCAATGGCGAAAGGGCTCCCAGTGGTTCCAGATAGACCGCAGGCTTGCCCATGAGGTAATCTCAAACCAAAAGTATTTCTCGATATTTCAAAGATTTTGCAATGACTTGTGCTTCGGTGATGAGCACTACTTGCCAACTTTGGTTACCATAAAGTTTTGGAAGATTTCAAACAGGACATTGACATGGGTTAACTGGTCAAGGGGAGGAGCCCATCCGTTCACGTTTGGGAGGATGGAAACCACTAGGGAAAACTTGGAGTGGCTGAAGAATAATGGGAATAAGGGATGTGAATACAATGGGAGGAGGATTCATATTTGCTACTTGTTTGCAAGAAAGTTTATGCCTAATGCTTTGGATAGGTTGCTGAGATTAGCTCCTCatgtgatgcaattttag